In the genome of Opitutia bacterium KCR 482, one region contains:
- a CDS encoding ABC transporter permease: protein MRHGAFSDIIGNIARDKTALACAAFIAVSVALCFCAPLIAPYPYEEQNLALGCAAPSAAHWFGTDELGRDILSRILYGGRVSFAVGILATAVAMCVGVCYGMVSGMAGGKTDAAMMRFVDAVYSLPFTIFVILLTLAFGRSIWLIFVAIGAVEWLTMARIVRGITLDLKSRQFVEASVALGQSKIKIMARHILPNALGSILVCAALTVPSVMLLEAFLSFLGLGVQAPLPSWGSLVKDGAEHMEDAPWLLVFPAFFFGATLYALNRIGESLSGRSAK from the coding sequence ATGAGGCACGGCGCGTTTTCGGACATTATCGGGAACATCGCCCGCGACAAAACCGCGCTCGCCTGCGCGGCGTTCATCGCGGTTTCCGTCGCGCTCTGCTTTTGCGCCCCGCTAATCGCCCCCTACCCCTACGAAGAGCAGAACTTGGCGTTGGGCTGCGCCGCGCCGTCCGCCGCGCACTGGTTCGGCACGGACGAGCTTGGGCGCGACATTCTAAGCAGAATACTCTACGGCGGGCGCGTATCCTTTGCGGTGGGAATTCTTGCGACGGCGGTCGCCATGTGCGTCGGCGTGTGCTACGGCATGGTTTCGGGCATGGCGGGCGGAAAGACCGACGCCGCAATGATGCGCTTTGTGGACGCGGTATACTCGCTGCCATTTACGATTTTCGTGATTCTTCTAACGCTCGCGTTCGGCCGCTCGATTTGGCTGATTTTCGTCGCAATCGGGGCGGTCGAGTGGCTGACGATGGCGCGAATAGTGAGGGGCATCACGCTCGACCTGAAATCGAGGCAGTTTGTGGAGGCGTCCGTCGCGCTCGGACAGTCGAAAATAAAAATCATGGCGCGACACATTCTGCCGAACGCCTTGGGCTCTATACTCGTCTGCGCGGCGCTCACAGTTCCCAGCGTAATGCTCTTGGAGGCGTTCCTGAGCTTTCTGGGGCTTGGCGTGCAGGCTCCCCTGCCGTCGTGGGGAAGCCTCGTGAAAGACGGCGCGGAGCACATGGAGGACGCCCCGTGGCTGCTCGTCTTCCCCGCGTTCTTTTTCGGGGCAACGCTCTACGCGCTCAACCGCATAGGCGAATCGCTTTCGGGAAGGAGCGCAAAATGA
- a CDS encoding aminoacetone oxidase family FAD-binding enzyme has protein sequence MTRVAIIGGGAAGMFCAANLSPEFETTVFEAGESALRKVCASGGGRCNFTNENADAGNPADFYPRGGGSLKKPLKRFGAADARKFFGSLGVESKVEDGGRVFPVCDNARAIAGALYRRAARNGAKIEFSARVSSIEKNADGRLVLKYTGADKEPFDAVVVAVGGTFGGGLKESVEKFGIKTVPPVASLFSLETDTAKDPAWRGLSGISLDAELSFAPESGRKIASRGSLLIAGFGIGGPATLKFSSFGARAFAERNYRFEFRANFAPDFNEAAVRKTIAAAREKFAKRKVANAPLFGIPQKLWEYLAEKSGAGETVFATLPKNAERTLAENVSALKISATGKSAHKEEFVMCGGVDRTEIDFSSMMSKKVGGLFFCGECLDIDAITGGFNLQAAWTEAKICADFINEKFDQCASK, from the coding sequence ATGACGCGCGTCGCCATAATCGGCGGCGGCGCGGCGGGCATGTTCTGCGCGGCTAACCTTTCGCCCGAATTCGAAACAACCGTCTTCGAAGCGGGAGAATCCGCCCTGCGCAAGGTCTGCGCGAGCGGCGGCGGACGCTGCAATTTCACGAACGAAAACGCCGATGCGGGCAATCCCGCCGACTTCTACCCGCGCGGCGGCGGAAGCCTGAAAAAGCCGTTAAAAAGATTCGGCGCGGCGGACGCGCGGAAGTTTTTCGGATCGCTCGGGGTCGAGTCGAAAGTCGAGGACGGCGGGCGCGTGTTCCCCGTCTGCGACAACGCCCGCGCAATAGCCGGCGCGCTCTACCGCAGGGCGGCGCGCAACGGCGCGAAAATCGAATTTTCCGCCCGCGTTTCATCAATCGAAAAAAACGCCGACGGACGCCTTGTGCTGAAATACACAGGCGCGGACAAGGAGCCGTTCGACGCGGTAGTGGTGGCGGTCGGCGGAACGTTCGGCGGCGGCTTGAAAGAGTCGGTCGAAAAGTTCGGCATAAAAACCGTGCCGCCCGTGGCGTCGCTGTTTTCGCTCGAAACGGACACCGCAAAGGACCCCGCTTGGCGCGGATTGTCCGGAATATCCCTCGACGCCGAGCTTTCGTTCGCCCCCGAAAGCGGGCGCAAGATAGCCTCGCGCGGGTCGCTTCTGATTGCAGGATTCGGAATCGGCGGGCCGGCAACGCTCAAATTTTCCTCGTTCGGAGCGCGGGCTTTCGCCGAGAGAAATTACAGGTTCGAGTTCCGCGCAAACTTCGCGCCCGATTTCAACGAAGCCGCAGTCCGCAAAACGATAGCCGCCGCCCGCGAAAAATTCGCAAAAAGAAAAGTCGCAAACGCGCCGCTCTTCGGAATACCGCAAAAGCTTTGGGAATACTTGGCTGAAAAATCGGGCGCGGGCGAAACCGTCTTCGCCACCCTGCCTAAAAACGCCGAACGAACGCTTGCCGAAAACGTGTCGGCATTGAAAATTTCGGCAACGGGGAAGTCGGCGCACAAGGAGGAGTTCGTAATGTGCGGCGGCGTTGACAGAACGGAAATCGACTTCTCGTCGATGATGTCGAAGAAAGTCGGCGGACTTTTCTTTTGCGGAGAATGCCTCGACATCGACGCAATCACGGGCGGATTCAACTTGCAGGCGGCGTGGACTGAGGCGAAAATCTGCGCCGATTTCATCAACGAAAAATTCGACCAATGCGCAAGTAAATGA
- a CDS encoding YqaA family protein, protein MEDKKPNLLKRLYNWTISWAEKPQGLWALAILSFAESSFFPIPPDVLLIPLVFGAPKKWWRIAAVCTAASVLGGVFGWCIGHAAWGATQSFFFDYIPGFTHENFEFVEQSYQNNAFLAIFGAALTPIPYKIFTIAAGVCNVPIATLVLASLVGRGGRFFAVALIVRIVGPKARDFIDKYFNILASAFFVLLVLGFVAVKYLMK, encoded by the coding sequence ATGGAAGACAAAAAACCCAACCTTCTGAAAAGACTTTATAACTGGACAATCTCCTGGGCGGAAAAGCCTCAGGGGCTTTGGGCTTTGGCGATTCTCTCGTTCGCGGAATCGTCGTTCTTTCCGATTCCGCCGGACGTTCTGCTGATTCCGCTGGTGTTCGGCGCGCCTAAAAAGTGGTGGAGAATCGCGGCGGTCTGCACGGCGGCGTCGGTTCTGGGTGGCGTTTTCGGCTGGTGCATCGGGCACGCGGCGTGGGGGGCTACGCAGTCGTTTTTCTTCGATTACATTCCGGGATTCACGCACGAGAATTTCGAATTCGTGGAGCAAAGCTACCAGAACAACGCATTTCTCGCGATTTTCGGCGCGGCGCTCACGCCCATTCCCTACAAAATATTCACGATTGCCGCAGGCGTCTGCAACGTGCCGATTGCGACTCTCGTTCTTGCGTCGCTGGTCGGGCGCGGCGGGCGCTTCTTTGCGGTCGCGCTCATCGTGCGCATCGTAGGCCCGAAGGCGCGGGACTTTATAGACAAATATTTCAACATTCTTGCGAGCGCGTTTTTCGTGCTGTTGGTGCTCGGATTCGTCGCGGTAAAATACCTTATGAAATAG
- a CDS encoding ROK family protein gives MKKSLVLGIDIGGSGVKGGIVDIKKGELVGERMRIPTPKSHEPKLVVDAVSQIAKSFNWNGIIGCGFPGVIRSQIVETAANLGGKKFVGTNLAQLIGEACGCEAWIINDADAAGLAEVKYGAGKGRDGAILMLTVGTGIGTALFTGGHLVPNLEFGHLKMRDKASSKNVDAEKLYSDAVRKKRDYTWRIWAERFNKYLQYVHALCWPDLMIIGGGAAAKSDKFMKYIDVECDIVCAKLENRAGIIGAAYMASKMLKNKKL, from the coding sequence ATGAAAAAATCACTTGTCCTCGGCATAGACATCGGCGGTTCGGGCGTAAAAGGCGGAATTGTCGACATCAAAAAGGGCGAACTTGTCGGAGAACGCATGAGGATTCCGACGCCGAAATCGCACGAGCCGAAACTCGTTGTTGACGCGGTTTCGCAAATTGCAAAATCTTTCAACTGGAACGGAATCATCGGCTGCGGATTTCCGGGGGTGATACGCTCGCAAATCGTGGAGACCGCGGCGAACCTCGGCGGCAAAAAATTCGTGGGGACAAACCTCGCGCAGTTAATCGGCGAAGCGTGCGGCTGCGAAGCGTGGATTATCAACGACGCCGACGCCGCGGGACTCGCGGAAGTCAAATACGGCGCGGGGAAAGGCCGCGACGGCGCAATTCTCATGCTCACCGTGGGAACGGGAATCGGAACCGCGCTCTTCACCGGCGGACACCTCGTTCCCAACCTCGAATTCGGACACCTTAAAATGCGCGACAAAGCCTCGTCAAAAAACGTCGATGCCGAAAAGCTCTACTCCGACGCCGTGCGCAAAAAGCGCGACTACACTTGGCGCATCTGGGCGGAACGCTTCAACAAATACCTGCAATACGTCCACGCTCTTTGCTGGCCCGACCTCATGATAATCGGCGGCGGCGCGGCGGCGAAAAGCGACAAATTCATGAAGTACATCGACGTCGAGTGCGACATCGTCTGCGCGAAGCTCGAAAACCGCGCGGGGATAATCGGCGCGGCGTACATGGCGTCGAAAATGCTAAAAAACAAAAAGCTCTAA
- a CDS encoding DUF5009 domain-containing protein, translated as MQNSQLSKRLDSLDILRGLDIFFLVALEPLFIWIISKTALAQTAVGGFLKTQLSHCAWEGFSFYDVIMPLFLFMTGAAIPFSLRKYDTSFKSYLRIFRRVLLLFVLGMVVQGGLLSLDVHRFRLYSNTLQAIGAGYFITAIVFLNFKTRGRVAVFALLFAAYWLMLTFGGDFTPDGNFAERVDRAVLGRWRDGVSWSNGEWSFSKYYHYTWIVSSLNFAATVMLGAFAGVIMTGEDKAGNAKKMFALSLALIAAGLLLGLQMPIIKKIWSSSMTLYSGGLCMLAMAFFHYAVDCRGWLKSLAWLKMYGMNSIFAYVVSAVVNFRSIPESLLYGLKPFLLVGGVNYYPLLINFCQYAIIFCLLLFMFRRKIFLKV; from the coding sequence ATGCAAAACTCGCAACTTTCAAAACGCCTCGACTCGCTCGACATTCTGCGGGGCTTGGACATATTTTTTTTGGTCGCGCTCGAACCGCTGTTTATTTGGATTATCTCTAAAACCGCGCTCGCCCAAACGGCTGTCGGCGGATTTCTGAAAACGCAGCTTTCGCACTGCGCGTGGGAGGGCTTCAGCTTTTATGACGTCATAATGCCGCTCTTCCTTTTCATGACGGGCGCGGCGATTCCGTTTTCGCTGCGCAAGTACGACACGTCGTTTAAGTCGTACTTGCGGATTTTCAGGCGCGTTTTGCTTCTTTTCGTTTTGGGAATGGTTGTGCAGGGCGGCTTGCTGTCTCTCGACGTCCACAGGTTCAGGCTTTACTCGAACACGCTTCAAGCAATCGGCGCGGGCTATTTCATAACCGCGATTGTGTTTCTGAACTTCAAGACGCGCGGGCGCGTTGCGGTGTTCGCGCTTCTGTTCGCCGCGTATTGGCTGATGCTCACTTTCGGCGGAGATTTTACGCCCGACGGAAATTTCGCCGAACGCGTAGACAGGGCGGTTCTCGGAAGGTGGCGCGACGGCGTGTCGTGGTCGAACGGCGAATGGTCGTTCAGCAAATACTACCATTACACTTGGATTGTAAGCTCGCTCAACTTTGCGGCAACGGTGATGTTGGGGGCGTTTGCGGGCGTTATCATGACGGGCGAAGACAAGGCGGGAAACGCGAAAAAAATGTTCGCCCTGTCGCTCGCGCTGATTGCCGCAGGGCTGCTGCTTGGCTTGCAGATGCCGATTATCAAAAAGATTTGGTCAAGCTCCATGACCCTTTACAGCGGCGGTTTGTGCATGCTCGCAATGGCGTTTTTTCACTACGCCGTCGATTGCAGGGGCTGGCTCAAAAGCCTCGCGTGGCTGAAAATGTACGGCATGAATTCGATTTTTGCGTATGTGGTTTCGGCGGTGGTGAATTTCCGCTCGATTCCCGAATCGCTGCTTTACGGCTTAAAGCCGTTTCTGCTTGTCGGCGGCGTGAACTACTACCCGCTTCTTATCAATTTTTGCCAGTACGCGATAATTTTCTGCCTGCTTTTGTTTATGTTCAGACGGAAGATTTTTTTGAAAGTGTAG
- a CDS encoding acetylxylan esterase yields MLKFAFKTFAAAFAALLCASLFAETKTEGGYTLRLKAVKDGSEYKIGDTAQFALYITKDGKPVDGIDVRSEITKDTVNMGNTSQGKTKKGVFRASGKLSEAGFLKCRMRAEIPLADGKKKAVDMLAGAAFEPLKIKPSLPAPDDFDAYWAKQKKILAAIPANAKATFVKSVGGIKVFDIQADTFNGKLSGYLAYPENAEKGTLPAIITTHGWGVRGSSFNGVVAWAKRGFLAFDFNANGLPNGKPAQFYKDLKAGALKNYHIGDWKDRDGLFFRTLFMRDMRAIDFVVAQPQWDGKNLVVCGGSQGGGQALAMGGLDSRVSIVVAGYPAICDHSGPVAGRTSGWPHYTKLDKNGNYNKVAVESARYVDAVNFAARIKGKTMYLINFADDVCEPTSSYAAYNNIKGEKRLWTNEEARHMPAAGTWQTVQKWAVDEVKKSSPKVRMTVDPKSTW; encoded by the coding sequence ATGCTTAAATTTGCGTTTAAAACTTTTGCGGCGGCGTTTGCGGCGTTGCTCTGCGCGTCGCTTTTTGCCGAAACCAAAACCGAGGGCGGCTACACGCTCCGCCTGAAAGCCGTCAAGGACGGTTCCGAATACAAAATAGGCGACACCGCCCAGTTCGCCCTCTATATCACGAAAGACGGCAAACCCGTCGACGGAATCGACGTGCGCTCCGAAATCACAAAAGACACCGTGAACATGGGCAACACGTCGCAGGGCAAGACGAAAAAGGGCGTGTTCAGGGCGTCGGGCAAACTTTCCGAGGCGGGCTTTTTGAAGTGCCGCATGCGCGCCGAAATCCCCCTTGCCGACGGCAAAAAGAAGGCCGTCGATATGCTCGCGGGCGCGGCTTTCGAGCCGCTTAAAATCAAGCCGAGCCTCCCCGCGCCCGACGACTTCGACGCATACTGGGCGAAGCAAAAGAAAATCCTTGCGGCAATTCCCGCAAACGCCAAGGCGACTTTCGTGAAGTCGGTCGGCGGAATAAAGGTTTTCGACATTCAGGCGGACACTTTCAACGGCAAGCTCAGCGGCTACTTGGCGTACCCCGAAAACGCCGAAAAGGGGACGCTGCCTGCAATCATCACAACCCACGGCTGGGGCGTGAGAGGTTCGAGCTTCAATGGGGTCGTGGCGTGGGCGAAGCGCGGATTTCTCGCGTTCGACTTCAACGCAAACGGGCTTCCCAACGGCAAGCCCGCGCAATTCTACAAAGACCTCAAAGCGGGCGCGCTCAAAAACTACCACATAGGCGACTGGAAAGACCGCGACGGGCTTTTCTTCCGCACGCTTTTCATGCGCGACATGCGCGCGATAGACTTTGTTGTCGCCCAACCGCAGTGGGACGGCAAAAACCTCGTCGTTTGCGGCGGAAGCCAGGGCGGCGGGCAGGCGCTCGCCATGGGCGGCTTGGACTCCCGCGTGTCGATTGTCGTTGCGGGCTATCCCGCGATATGCGACCACAGCGGCCCCGTCGCGGGCAGAACTTCGGGCTGGCCCCACTACACAAAGCTCGACAAAAACGGCAACTACAACAAAGTCGCCGTTGAATCCGCCCGCTATGTAGACGCCGTGAATTTCGCCGCCCGCATCAAGGGAAAGACAATGTACCTCATAAACTTTGCCGACGACGTCTGCGAGCCGACTTCAAGCTACGCCGCCTACAACAACATCAAGGGCGAAAAGCGGCTCTGGACGAACGAAGAGGCGCGCCACATGCCCGCCGCTGGCACATGGCAGACTGTTCAAAAATGGGCGGTTGACGAGGTGAAGAAGTCGTCGCCGAAAGTCCGTATGACGGTTGACCCAAAGTCGACTTGGTAG
- the nadA gene encoding quinolinate synthase NadA, whose product MQAIVFPPYENCDKPQLSDVQKKILELKEKRNAVILAHNYVCDEIQQIADYVGDSLGLSREAKKTDADVIAFAGVDFMAETAKILNPDKTVVLPDHAAGCTLEELCHPAELAVFKREHPNAIVISYINCSAGVKELSDIICTSGNALDIVKQIPENREIIFCPDQHLGSWIVEKTGRDLILWHGYCWAHTQYKADELLALKRAFPNTPLVCHPECPKAVRDTADCVCSTEKMILYCREHPSDKFIIATVVEMIHRLRREIPNKTFIAARASGRPSQHCKNMLMNTPEKLLACLENLEPRIELSKDVMDRARRPIEKMLEMSK is encoded by the coding sequence ATGCAAGCAATAGTCTTCCCGCCCTACGAAAACTGCGACAAACCGCAGCTTTCGGACGTACAGAAAAAAATTCTGGAGCTCAAAGAAAAGCGCAACGCCGTAATTCTGGCGCACAACTATGTGTGCGACGAAATCCAGCAGATAGCCGACTATGTGGGCGACTCGCTCGGACTCTCGCGCGAGGCGAAGAAAACCGACGCCGACGTCATAGCGTTCGCGGGCGTAGACTTCATGGCGGAAACCGCGAAAATCCTCAACCCCGACAAGACCGTCGTCCTCCCCGACCACGCCGCGGGCTGCACCCTCGAAGAGCTTTGCCACCCCGCCGAGCTTGCCGTCTTCAAGCGCGAGCACCCGAACGCGATAGTGATTTCCTACATTAATTGCAGCGCGGGCGTAAAGGAGCTGAGCGACATAATCTGCACAAGCGGCAACGCCCTCGACATCGTAAAACAGATTCCCGAAAATCGGGAGATAATTTTCTGCCCCGACCAGCACCTCGGCTCGTGGATTGTCGAAAAGACCGGCCGCGACCTCATTCTGTGGCACGGCTACTGCTGGGCGCACACGCAGTACAAGGCGGACGAACTTCTTGCGCTCAAGCGCGCGTTCCCGAACACGCCGCTCGTCTGCCACCCCGAATGCCCCAAAGCAGTGCGCGACACCGCCGACTGCGTTTGCAGCACCGAAAAAATGATTTTGTACTGCCGCGAACACCCAAGCGACAAGTTCATAATCGCGACCGTCGTCGAAATGATACACCGCCTCCGCCGCGAAATTCCGAACAAGACGTTCATCGCCGCCCGCGCTTCGGGCCGCCCCAGCCAGCACTGCAAAAACATGCTCATGAACACTCCCGAAAAGCTCCTCGCGTGCCTCGAAAACCTCGAACCGCGCATCGAACTTTCAAAGGACGTCATGGACAGGGCGCGCAGGCCTATCGAAAAAATGCTCGAAATGTCGAAATAG
- a CDS encoding right-handed parallel beta-helix repeat-containing protein: MKKGILFLCAASLAAFVFAAAPRELNGYDFYPAGADAKPFAGDFGKLPTGAREFEVELPRGKGAVVNAADFGLNERVENAATIINSALAHCKKIGASKLVLPKGRYKCFDATSIMLEGFEDFTLDGNGSLLVYQSDSVKQMRPQWDKALESGVSNIKIRNCKRVRVANLDFDWDWERDPLAGFAKVVGRNADPENPYVDFQFFQYEKYPTYGRKTPTVVITPYRADFSAFAEDAAGVWGGDPAPLGAGEGTSGFPNEWISPNTIRIYFNYWTIGAPKVAAERVKQFREDLPYRIIHYYYGKNAFDMFSNRHLTLENIRIFSCRGHAFQVDGEQQFWQYVNVKIMPPDDPRRALSCSADHHHIVNSRGFMKMIGCEFSMGTDDVGNFHDRSFVMKKAGEKTLESANVRGLAFFDANVGDEISLRDGDYANTGYVGKISSIDGERITFDKPLPNSPDGIFVCFNTRFDTRNIIVRDCKFVRHGARGLLILAKDVLIENTLFEREQLGALKLETGYTFNQWCEGTGVDNVVVRNCTFRNSNLRGIKSHGFARDIQISAYIEKDPSTKEPKTPVITNALFENNKFYETAGVVAVASACENIIFRNNRIENARDTLSVSDRDKWYRGGFYVRSGKNIKIVNNTFVKSPYMPNAGVLANRGDYSDCDFSGNRVVEK, from the coding sequence ATGAAAAAGGGAATTTTATTTTTGTGCGCGGCGTCGCTTGCCGCATTTGTTTTTGCCGCCGCTCCGCGCGAGCTTAACGGCTACGACTTCTACCCCGCGGGCGCGGACGCAAAGCCCTTTGCGGGCGATTTCGGCAAACTGCCCACGGGCGCAAGGGAGTTTGAAGTGGAGCTTCCGCGCGGGAAGGGCGCTGTCGTCAACGCCGCCGATTTCGGATTGAACGAACGCGTCGAAAACGCCGCAACCATTATCAACAGCGCGCTTGCGCACTGCAAAAAAATCGGCGCGTCGAAGCTCGTTCTTCCGAAAGGGCGGTACAAGTGCTTCGACGCGACGTCGATTATGCTCGAAGGCTTTGAAGACTTCACCCTCGACGGCAACGGCTCGCTGCTCGTCTATCAAAGCGACTCCGTAAAACAGATGAGGCCTCAGTGGGACAAAGCCCTCGAATCGGGCGTTTCGAACATCAAGATAAGGAACTGCAAGCGCGTGAGGGTTGCGAACCTCGACTTCGACTGGGATTGGGAGCGAGACCCGCTTGCGGGCTTCGCGAAAGTCGTCGGGCGCAACGCCGACCCCGAAAATCCGTACGTCGATTTCCAGTTTTTCCAGTACGAAAAGTACCCGACCTACGGGAGGAAGACGCCCACGGTTGTCATCACTCCGTACCGCGCCGATTTCAGCGCGTTCGCCGAAGACGCGGCGGGCGTCTGGGGAGGCGACCCCGCTCCGCTCGGTGCGGGCGAGGGCACGTCGGGCTTTCCCAACGAGTGGATTTCGCCGAACACAATCCGCATATATTTCAACTACTGGACAATCGGTGCGCCGAAAGTCGCCGCCGAAAGGGTCAAGCAGTTTAGGGAAGACCTGCCGTACCGCATTATCCACTACTACTACGGCAAAAACGCATTCGATATGTTCTCGAACCGCCACTTGACGCTTGAAAATATCCGCATTTTCTCGTGCCGCGGGCACGCGTTCCAAGTGGACGGCGAACAGCAGTTTTGGCAGTACGTCAACGTGAAAATCATGCCGCCCGACGACCCGCGCCGCGCCCTGTCGTGCTCCGCCGACCACCACCACATCGTCAATTCGCGCGGCTTCATGAAGATGATTGGCTGCGAATTTTCAATGGGCACCGACGACGTGGGCAATTTCCACGACCGCTCTTTCGTGATGAAAAAAGCCGGCGAAAAGACGCTAGAATCGGCGAACGTCCGCGGGCTTGCGTTCTTCGACGCGAACGTCGGCGACGAAATCTCCCTGCGCGACGGCGACTACGCAAACACGGGCTACGTCGGGAAAATCTCCTCAATCGACGGAGAGCGCATTACATTCGACAAGCCGCTTCCCAATTCGCCGGACGGAATTTTCGTCTGCTTCAACACGCGCTTCGACACCCGCAACATCATCGTGCGCGACTGCAAATTCGTCCGCCACGGCGCCCGCGGCTTGCTGATTCTCGCAAAGGACGTTCTGATTGAAAACACGCTTTTCGAGCGCGAGCAATTGGGCGCGCTGAAGCTCGAAACCGGCTACACTTTCAACCAGTGGTGCGAGGGCACGGGCGTGGACAACGTTGTTGTTCGCAACTGCACGTTCAGAAACTCGAACTTGCGCGGAATAAAATCGCACGGCTTTGCGCGCGACATTCAGATTTCCGCGTACATCGAAAAAGACCCGTCCACGAAAGAGCCGAAAACGCCCGTGATTACGAACGCGCTTTTCGAAAACAACAAATTCTACGAGACTGCGGGCGTCGTTGCGGTTGCGTCGGCGTGCGAAAACATAATTTTCAGAAACAACAGAATAGAGAACGCCCGCGACACGCTGTCGGTTTCCGACAGGGACAAGTGGTACAGGGGCGGCTTCTACGTCCGCAGCGGCAAAAACATAAAGATTGTAAACAACACTTTTGTGAAGTCGCCCTACATGCCGAACGCGGGCGTGCTGGCAAATCGCGGCGACTATTCCGACTGCGATTTTTCGGGCAACAGAGTGGTCGAAAAATAG
- a CDS encoding sialate O-acetylesterase, translating into MKKYILIISALAAASAFGEIKMPKIFSDGMVLQRDMPVKIWGTADANASVDVEFAGAKKSAKAGADGKWSVVLDKMPASKTPRELSVSENGKPGKKISDVLVGEVWIAGGQSNMGWSLRATTDADAAKARAHYPTMRYFNQPTKASLTPRADSFEESKWSAADGENISAWSGVGFYFAERIMKELDVPVAILYAAKGATSMTCWIPEECHAKVPYLAGYLANFKKSLAKFTPEIAQKRLDAHNAKCAKARAEDAKLRKEGKPVQRRKWPFWVAPSMITPWADYSTPYMLYNGMVAPIAGYTARGVIWYQGEGDTAEKAAACFAEQYKTLVESWRKAFGNDGMAFLQVQLASFENKAKWPEARAGQLAACKLAPNVGAVCIIDCGEEKDIHPKDKTTVGNRLALLALSDVYKKAGFHGRSPEFVSAQYKGDTVKIKFKDFGRGLVFKGEPRGFEVLTKGKWEKAAAKLDGGKIVLKSSDGSMPEGARYLWTQWARPDASLFNKDGLPAFPFQNVR; encoded by the coding sequence ATGAAAAAATACATACTGATAATTTCGGCGTTGGCGGCAGCGTCGGCGTTCGGCGAAATCAAGATGCCGAAAATATTTTCGGACGGCATGGTGCTCCAGCGCGACATGCCCGTAAAAATCTGGGGAACTGCGGACGCGAACGCGTCGGTTGACGTCGAGTTCGCGGGCGCAAAAAAATCGGCGAAGGCGGGAGCGGACGGCAAATGGAGCGTTGTGCTCGACAAAATGCCCGCAAGCAAAACTCCGCGCGAGCTCAGCGTTTCGGAAAACGGAAAGCCCGGCAAAAAGATTTCCGACGTGCTCGTCGGCGAAGTCTGGATTGCGGGCGGGCAGAGCAACATGGGGTGGAGCCTTCGCGCCACAACCGACGCCGACGCCGCGAAAGCCCGCGCTCACTATCCGACAATGCGCTACTTCAACCAGCCAACAAAGGCTTCCTTGACGCCCCGCGCCGACAGCTTCGAAGAGTCTAAATGGAGCGCGGCGGACGGCGAGAACATCTCGGCGTGGAGCGGCGTGGGCTTCTATTTCGCCGAAAGAATCATGAAAGAGCTGGACGTTCCCGTCGCGATTCTGTACGCGGCAAAAGGCGCAACGAGCATGACGTGCTGGATTCCCGAAGAATGCCACGCAAAAGTTCCGTACTTGGCGGGATACCTTGCGAACTTCAAAAAAAGCTTGGCAAAATTCACGCCCGAAATCGCGCAAAAGCGGCTCGACGCGCACAACGCAAAATGCGCAAAAGCCCGCGCCGAAGACGCAAAACTGCGCAAAGAGGGCAAGCCCGTTCAGCGCCGCAAGTGGCCGTTCTGGGTTGCGCCGTCAATGATAACTCCGTGGGCAGATTATTCCACGCCGTACATGTTATACAACGGCATGGTAGCTCCCATCGCGGGCTACACTGCTCGCGGCGTGATTTGGTATCAGGGCGAGGGCGATACGGCGGAAAAGGCGGCGGCGTGCTTTGCCGAGCAGTACAAGACGCTCGTCGAATCGTGGCGCAAGGCTTTCGGCAACGACGGCATGGCGTTCCTGCAAGTCCAGCTGGCGTCGTTTGAAAACAAGGCGAAGTGGCCCGAAGCCCGCGCGGGGCAGCTTGCCGCGTGCAAACTCGCCCCGAATGTCGGCGCGGTCTGCATTATAGACTGCGGCGAGGAAAAAGACATTCACCCGAAGGACAAAACGACCGTCGGCAACAGGCTCGCGCTCCTCGCGCTTTCCGACGTCTACAAAAAAGCTGGCTTCCACGGGCGTTCCCCCGAATTCGTCTCCGCGCAGTACAAGGGCGACACCGTGAAGATAAAGTTCAAGGATTTCGGGCGCGGACTCGTTTTCAAGGGCGAGCCGCGCGGCTTCGAAGTTTTGACGAAAGGCAAATGGGAAAAAGCCGCCGCAAAGCTCGACGGCGGGAAAATAGTGCTCAAAAGCTCCGACGGCTCGATGCCCGAAGGCGCGCGCTATCTCTGGACACAGTGGGCGCGTCCCGACGCCAGCCTCTTCAACAAAGACGGGCTGCCCGCGTTCCCGTTCCAAAACGTGCGCTAA